One region of Wyeomyia smithii strain HCP4-BCI-WySm-NY-G18 chromosome 3, ASM2978416v1, whole genome shotgun sequence genomic DNA includes:
- the LOC129728299 gene encoding uncharacterized protein LOC129728299 yields the protein MAVRRGAPVEFFNDNGTCFVGANKQLQHEIQSRNEALATTFTNTNTRWKFNTPEAPHMGGVWERLVRSVKQAIGTIIDAPRKPNDETLMTILSDAESMINSRPLTYVPLETADEESLTPNHFLLGSSSGVKQPPSQLVYYRPTLRNSWTLAQHITDTFWKRWIKEYLPVIRRRGKWFEEVREIQKGDLVLMVSGAVRNQYVRARVEKVFLGRDGRVRQAQVRTATGVYKRSVNKLALLDVLPDCEAAEDSSGGADHHQSSRVGDCYNEQSKSPRTTVTDSN from the coding sequence ATGGCAGTCAGGCGGGGCGCTCCCGTCGAATTTTTCAACGACAACGGAACCTGTTTCGTTGGAGCAAACAAACAGCTACAGCATGAGATACAGTCCAGAAACGAAGCATTGGCAACGACATTCACAAACACGAATACGCGTTGGAAATTTAACACCCCAGAAGCACCCCACATGGGAGGGGTCTGGGAGCGCTTGGTACGCTCGGTTAAGCAAGCTATTGGCACGATTATCGATGCACCCCGTAAACCGAACGATGAAACGCTTATGACAATTCTTTCAGATGCTGAGTCGATGATAAACTCGAGACCCCTGACTTACGTGCCCTTGGAAACCGCCGATGAGGAATCGCTGACTCCAAACCACTTCTTGCTTGGGAGTTCGTCAGGCGTGAAACAACCACCATCGCAACTAGTATACTATCGCCCTACTCTTAGAAATAGCTGGACTCTTGCTCAACACATCACGGACACGTTTTGGAAAAGGTGGATTAAAGAGTACTTGCCGGTCATAAGGAGACGAGGTAAATGGTTTGAAGAAGTTCGCGAGATCCAAAAGGGCGACTTGGTGTTGATGGTAAGCGGCGCGGTGCGAAATCAGTACGTAAGAGCGAGAGTTGAAAAGGTATTCCTGGGACGAGATGGACGAGTTCGCCAGGCACAGGTGCGCACAGCAACAGGCGTATATAAACGGTCGGTGAATAAGCTGGCATTGCTCGACGTTTTACCGGATTGTGAAGCCGCTGAGGACTCATCAGGAGGTGCAGATCATCACCAGTCTTCACGGGTGGGGGATTGTTACAACGAGCAATCGAAGTCCCCTCGAACGACCGTTACTGATAGCAACTGA
- the LOC129728300 gene encoding uncharacterized protein LOC129728300 gives MFITRVWILLLCYSLVFFPTNSASTELLSDLMLFLKKQVKLALFVCWDEDKSFKFLRKMLQAPQVHFVQLKSVAVENIAILDTPEPHQHLAVIDISCPGSGKFLAEAQYRIYNKIRWVLWNENGYEKKTNGGDEQEDVIFRSVAGLPVTGLSEVYYFSVERGETVIKDVYRRSVMMDLDSSVVGVWRNGTIEDKRWTQSVVMRRRNLQKLPIKTSLVYTINYTLSHFGDFENTGVDSIPRTSYLLLDTLFTYYLNATMEKRFVTTWGYPDHTTGIWNGMSGELIYHHSEAAGTMLRITQNRLLKMEYAKMPIPLRIKFIFKAPNLSETSNIFQMPFDFSVWMCTLALVAITATVFAVVHGVLMLRRKNSIRNRYIEMLNAAYDIIPVATQQGSLLKPKSLAQKIMIFVSLAGLMFIEVSFSAKIISLIQAPSKKINSIRNLVESRLELGTDGQPYNFYFSKASDPVGIELYKRITNRNADTLNAYDTEQGVRKLQTELFAYHGFTSTLYQQISRTFNDVEKCYLRELTFFDSIGYFSVQLNFTLREHFHIGLMKMLEAGVATRLVSRMLNEKPGCTKGVMFRPLDLVDTRFAMEIAAFGILEAVCLLLAEIVLSKYTLLKHLCRTMWNRLP, from the exons ATGTTTATTACTCGAGTGTGGATTTTACTACTTTGCTACTCGCTAGTGTTTTTCCCAACCAACTCGGCGTCCACTGAACTGCTTAGCGATTTAATGTTGTTTCTTAAAAAGCAAGTGAAGTTAGCTCTTTTCGTGTGCTGGGACGAAG ATAAAAGCTTCAAATTTCTCCGAAAAATGCTTCAAGCGCCCCAAGTTCACTTCGTTCAACTGAAGAGTGTCGCGGTGGAAAATATTGCGATTTTAGACACACCAGAGCCGCATCAACATCTGGCCGTTATCGATATAAGCTGCCCGGGAAGTGGCAAGTTTTTGGCCGAAGCGCAGTATagaatttataacaaaattaggTGGGTCCTTTGGAACGAAAATGGCTACGAGAAAAAAACCAACGGAGGGGATGAGCAAGAGGATGTCATATTCCGATCAGTAGCAGGATTGCCGGTGACAGGACTTAGTgaagtgtattatttttctgtGGAAAGGGGGGAAACAGTCATAAAAGATG TCTACAGAAGATCTGTCATGATGGACCTGGATAGCAGCGTGGTTGGAGTTTGGCGAAACGGAACAATCGAAGACAAACGTTGGACGCAGTCAGTTGTAATGAGAAGGCGAAATCTTCAAAAGTTACCCATAAAAACCAGTCTCGTTTACACAATTAACTATACGTTAAGTCATTTTGGAGACTTTGA GAACACCGGAGTCGATTCAATACCTAGAACATCATATTTATTACTTGACACTTTATTCACATACTATCTGAATGCAACAATGGAAAAACGATTTGTAACAACTTGGGGTTACCCGGATCACACTACCGGTATATGGAATGGAATGTCCGGTGAATTGATCTATCACCATTCCGAAGCCGCAGGGACAATGCTGCGCATCACGCAGAATCGCCTGTTGAAAATGGAATATGCGAAAATGCCAATTCCATTGAGAATAAAATTTATCTTCAAGGCACCTAACCTTTCGGAAACGAGTAACATCTTTCAGATGCCATTCGATTTCAGTGTTTGGATGTGTACGCTAGCGCTAGTTGCTATAACAGCGACAGTCTTTGCTGTGGTTCATGGAGTACTAATGCTTAGAAGAAAAAACTCGATTAGAAATCGATACATAGAAATGCTAAATGCAGCGTACGACATAATCCCAGTAGCAACGCAACAGGGTTCTCTACTGAAGCCCAAATCTTTAGcccaaaaaataatgatttttgttAGTCTGGCGGGACTGATGTTTATTGAAGTTAGCTTCTCTGCAAAGATAATTTCCCTAATTCAGGCACCATCTAAGAAAATCAATTCAATACGGAACCTTGTGGAATCACGCCTCGAGCTTGGAACAGATGGACAGCCCTACAACTTCTACTTTTCA AAAGCCTCCGACCCTGTCGGAATCGAACTATACAAACGGATCACAAACCGGAATGCTGATACCCTGAATGCGTACGACACAGAACAGGGCGTTCGAAAATTACAAACA GAATTATTCGCATATCATGGCTTTACCTCAACATTGTACCAACAGATCAGCAGAACATTCAACGATGTGGAAAAGTGCTACCTGAGAGAGCTGACATTTTTCGACAGCATCGGTTATTTTTCCGTACAGCTAAACTTCACGCTACGTGAACATTTCCACATTGGCCTGATGAAAATGCTGGAAGCAGGTGTAGCTACCAGGCTGGTAAGCAGGATGCTAAACGAGAAGCCAGGTTGCACCAAGGGAGTAATGTTTCGGCCACTCGATTTGGTTGATACACGATTTGCGATGGAAATTGCCGCCTTCGGAATTCTGGAGGCCGTCTGTTTGCTGCTTGCTGAAATTGTGCTGAGTAAGTATACGCTTTTAAAACACCTGTGCAGGACTATGTGGAATAGGTTGCCATAA